A section of the Paenibacillus yonginensis genome encodes:
- a CDS encoding SH3 domain-containing C40 family peptidase, which produces MGKTTKWTAAALLGAAVLTGWPALPAATTHAASVQSQTYTGTVIKSVNLRTAPSTSGRVITLLKAGEKLSSVTESNSYWYKVTTSSGLTGYASSSSEYIQVTPVSGSAPSSSAKTGEIVYGVNMRTEPSTSGRVIRMLKKGETVQILDSNGYWYKVLTSGGENGYISSSSRYVEVAEDSSNGSGSGSGGNNSGNNSSNNGSSSTRDQLIQKVFEVGRSYLGTPYEYGSDRNTTTTFDCSDFTRTVYREATGIILPADSRQQGDWIKSNSKAVYDINSLKPGDLMFFMSYKGSTDAAYKGINKSAERITHVAIYMGNGQIMQTYSVKSGGVRIDNLTASWTRRFLFGGSVL; this is translated from the coding sequence ATGGGGAAAACAACAAAATGGACAGCAGCAGCTTTACTTGGTGCAGCGGTGTTGACAGGATGGCCGGCTTTACCGGCGGCTACCACCCATGCGGCATCGGTACAAAGCCAGACTTATACAGGTACTGTAATCAAAAGCGTGAACTTGCGGACGGCACCTTCTACCTCTGGAAGGGTCATAACTTTGCTGAAAGCAGGGGAGAAGCTGAGCAGCGTGACGGAGAGCAACAGCTACTGGTACAAGGTTACGACATCTTCCGGTTTAACGGGATATGCCAGCTCTTCGTCTGAGTACATACAGGTTACGCCAGTCAGCGGAAGCGCCCCTTCAAGCTCGGCTAAAACCGGAGAAATCGTGTATGGAGTGAATATGCGGACAGAACCTTCCACGTCAGGCCGGGTGATCCGCATGCTCAAGAAAGGCGAAACCGTGCAGATTCTGGACTCAAACGGTTACTGGTATAAAGTGCTTACATCCGGCGGAGAGAACGGGTATATCAGTTCTTCTTCCCGATATGTTGAAGTAGCTGAAGACAGCAGCAATGGCTCCGGCAGCGGTTCTGGCGGGAATAACAGCGGAAATAACAGCAGCAATAACGGAAGCAGCTCTACCCGCGACCAGCTGATTCAGAAAGTATTTGAAGTGGGCAGAAGTTATTTGGGCACGCCGTATGAATACGGGTCGGACCGCAATACAACCACAACCTTCGACTGCTCGGACTTCACCAGAACAGTCTACCGGGAAGCAACCGGCATCATCCTGCCGGCAGACTCCCGTCAGCAGGGAGACTGGATCAAGAGCAACAGCAAGGCTGTTTATGACATTAACAGTCTGAAGCCTGGCGATCTGATGTTCTTTATGAGTTACAAAGGTTCCACCGATGCGGCTTACAAAGGCATCAACAAATCGGCGGAGCGGATTACCCATGTCGCCATTTATATGGGCAACGGACAAATCATGCAGACGTATTCCGTCAAATCCGGCGGTGTAA
- a CDS encoding virulence factor: MKITFIEPTPSPNTMKLHLDETLAPGVRKTYTTDNERSAPPFIVNLLHIPGVKSVFHTADFIALDRIGSADWQAILAAVQEQFGQEGVSSAWSPEDPEAAAGHYGEAEVFVQFFRGIPMQIRVKARGEEERIGLSERFVQAVTEVASATLIKERKLVDYGVRYGELPEIAREVEQELEAAFTPERVADIVKQAIAHGQNQSEFVEERRTFTLEEAAEQLENPDWRVRYAGLDGLQPDETALPLLAKALADPQMQIRRLAVVYLGDLRTPEAMELLYKALRDNSAAVRRTAGDTLSDIGDPAATGPMIEALRDRSKLVRWRAARFLYEVGTDSARDALLEAAQDPEFEVSLQARMALERIEAGEEAAGTVWQQMAKRNQN, encoded by the coding sequence TTGAAAATAACGTTTATCGAACCGACGCCAAGCCCTAACACGATGAAACTTCATCTGGATGAAACACTGGCCCCTGGGGTTCGCAAGACATATACAACCGACAACGAGCGCTCGGCTCCGCCCTTTATTGTAAATCTGCTTCATATTCCCGGTGTAAAAAGCGTGTTCCATACCGCCGATTTTATCGCGCTGGACCGGATCGGCAGCGCCGACTGGCAGGCGATCCTGGCCGCAGTGCAGGAGCAGTTCGGTCAGGAGGGCGTGAGCTCTGCCTGGTCGCCCGAAGATCCTGAAGCGGCTGCAGGCCATTACGGCGAAGCCGAGGTGTTTGTCCAGTTCTTTCGCGGCATTCCGATGCAGATCCGGGTGAAGGCCCGCGGTGAGGAAGAACGGATCGGCCTGTCGGAACGGTTTGTTCAAGCCGTTACCGAGGTAGCCAGCGCCACGCTGATCAAAGAGCGTAAACTGGTCGATTACGGTGTTCGCTACGGTGAACTGCCGGAGATCGCCCGCGAGGTCGAACAGGAGCTGGAGGCTGCCTTCACCCCTGAGCGTGTAGCGGACATCGTGAAGCAGGCCATTGCCCACGGTCAGAACCAAAGCGAGTTCGTTGAGGAACGCCGTACTTTTACGCTTGAAGAAGCGGCGGAGCAGCTGGAGAACCCGGACTGGCGCGTGCGTTATGCGGGCCTGGACGGCCTGCAGCCGGACGAAACCGCACTGCCTCTGCTGGCCAAGGCTTTGGCCGATCCGCAGATGCAGATCCGCCGTCTGGCGGTCGTGTATCTGGGAGATCTGCGGACACCGGAGGCGATGGAGCTGCTGTACAAAGCGCTCCGCGACAACTCGGCGGCCGTGCGGAGAACCGCCGGCGATACGTTGTCGGACATCGGCGACCCGGCTGCTACCGGACCGATGATCGAAGCGCTGCGCGATAGAAGCAAGCTGGTCCGCTGGCGGGCAGCCCGCTTTCTCTACGAAGTGGGTACGGACAGTGCCCGCGATGCGCTGCTGGAAGCCGCGCAGGACCCTGAGTTCGAAGTCAGCCTGCAGGCCCGCATGGCGCTTGAACGGATTGAAGCCGGCGAAGAAGCCGCCGGCACGGTCTGGCAGCAGATGGCGAAACGGAATCAGAACTAG
- a CDS encoding ABC-F family ATP-binding cassette domain-containing protein yields the protein MISTSGVTLRYGKRALFEDVNIKFTAGNCYGLIGANGAGKSTFLKILSGEIEANSGEVFMTPGERMAVLKQNHYEYDDFPVLETVIMGHERLYSVMKEKDALYAKPDFSEEDGMRAGELEGEFAEMDGWNAESDAASLLIGLGIPRDLHDKQMRELSGNEKVRVLLAQALFGNPNNLLLDEPTNHLDMESIAWLENFLMDYEGTVIVVSHDRHFLNKVCTHIADIDFGKIQLYVGNYDFWYESSQLALKLARESNKKKEEKIKELQTFIQRFSANASKSKQATSRKKQLDKITLEDIRPSNRKYPFLHFKAEREAGKQLLTIEGLTKSLEGEQVLNNVNIVVNKGDKIAFVGPNGFAKTTLYQVIMGELEPDAGTYSWGVTTSQAYFPKDNSAYFDGVDLNLVEWLRQYSNDQDETFLRGFLGRMLFAGEEALKKASVLSGGEKVRCMLAKMMLNGANVLIFDEPTNHLDLESITALNNGLIDFDGTILFTSHDHQFVQTVANRIIEITPNGVIDRVMSYDEYLESEEIQNLRKQLYPAEMFEA from the coding sequence ATGATAAGTACTAGTGGTGTAACGCTCCGCTATGGAAAACGGGCACTTTTTGAAGATGTAAATATAAAGTTCACAGCCGGCAACTGTTACGGTTTGATCGGTGCCAATGGAGCGGGCAAATCGACGTTCCTGAAAATTTTATCCGGCGAAATTGAGGCCAACAGCGGCGAGGTGTTTATGACGCCTGGCGAACGTATGGCTGTGCTGAAGCAGAACCATTACGAATATGATGATTTTCCAGTGCTGGAAACGGTGATTATGGGCCACGAGCGTTTGTACAGCGTCATGAAAGAGAAGGATGCCTTATACGCCAAACCGGACTTCTCCGAAGAAGACGGCATGCGCGCCGGCGAGCTGGAAGGCGAATTTGCGGAAATGGACGGCTGGAATGCCGAATCAGACGCCGCTTCCCTCTTGATCGGTCTTGGAATTCCGCGTGATCTGCACGACAAGCAAATGCGTGAACTGAGCGGCAATGAGAAGGTCCGCGTCCTGCTCGCCCAGGCTCTGTTCGGCAATCCGAACAACCTGCTGCTTGACGAACCTACGAACCATCTGGACATGGAATCCATCGCTTGGCTGGAGAACTTCCTGATGGACTACGAAGGCACTGTTATCGTCGTATCTCACGACCGTCACTTCCTGAACAAAGTTTGTACGCATATTGCGGACATCGACTTCGGCAAAATCCAGCTGTATGTCGGCAACTACGACTTCTGGTACGAGTCCAGCCAGCTGGCTTTGAAGCTTGCCCGTGAATCAAACAAGAAAAAAGAAGAGAAAATCAAAGAGCTGCAGACCTTTATCCAACGCTTCTCCGCCAACGCTTCGAAATCGAAGCAGGCGACATCCCGGAAGAAGCAGCTCGACAAAATTACGCTGGAGGACATCCGTCCTTCTAACCGTAAATATCCGTTCCTGCACTTTAAGGCCGAACGTGAAGCGGGCAAACAGCTTCTGACGATTGAAGGTTTAACGAAGAGCCTTGAAGGGGAACAAGTGCTGAACAACGTGAACATTGTAGTGAACAAAGGCGACAAGATTGCTTTTGTTGGTCCCAACGGCTTTGCCAAGACAACCCTTTATCAAGTGATTATGGGCGAGCTTGAGCCGGACGCGGGAACTTACAGCTGGGGCGTTACAACTTCCCAGGCTTATTTCCCGAAAGACAACTCCGCTTACTTCGACGGCGTCGATCTGAACCTTGTCGAGTGGCTTCGCCAATATTCCAACGACCAGGATGAAACGTTCCTGCGTGGTTTCCTGGGCCGCATGCTGTTCGCAGGCGAAGAAGCCCTGAAGAAAGCCAGCGTCTTGTCCGGGGGCGAGAAGGTCCGCTGCATGCTGGCCAAAATGATGCTGAACGGCGCCAACGTGCTGATCTTCGACGAACCTACCAACCACCTGGATCTCGAATCCATCACGGCGTTGAACAACGGTTTGATCGATTTTGACGGCACGATTCTGTTCACGTCCCATGACCATCAGTTCGTGCAGACCGTCGCTAACCGTATCATCGAAATTACGCCGAACGGCGTGATTGACCGCGTCATGAGCTATGATGAATACCTCGAAAGCGAAGAGATCCAGAACCTGCGCAAGCAGCTGTATCCGGCCGAGATGTTCGAGGCTTAA
- a CDS encoding MBL fold metallo-hydrolase → MAKRRYNNLDNVSTDKTLKQFRQLREERRRKKKDYSFVIPNMEPDLEFLRSNRKETTLTWIGHSTFFIQYKGLNIVTDPVWALRMGFQRRIGLPGVPIQEVPEIDLILISHSHYDHMHVSSIRRLYGPNTDIIVPAGLKRKLERKGFKRCHEMNWWERLPIKGIELSFVPTQHWTRRTPFDTNSSHWGGFILEPGDRGLPEQELSPGQKQEDYALENNAAPPQGPRGPAQPEPADGLQHSERRPEHPLAGQAGRGLPEEAKAPKLGKTPVIYFAGDSGYFNGFKEIGNRYDIDLALIPIGAYEPEWFMTPQHTTPEEGIQAFLDVKASKMVPMHYGTFRLADDTAREALDRLEQERLKRGIPEEDIRVMIHGETLRL, encoded by the coding sequence ATGGCTAAACGCCGGTATAACAACCTCGATAACGTAAGCACAGACAAAACGCTCAAGCAATTCCGCCAGTTGCGGGAAGAGCGCCGGAGAAAGAAAAAGGATTACTCCTTTGTTATTCCCAATATGGAGCCGGACCTTGAATTTCTGCGCAGCAACCGCAAGGAAACGACCTTGACCTGGATTGGACATTCGACTTTTTTTATACAATACAAGGGTCTAAATATCGTAACAGACCCGGTTTGGGCTTTGCGGATGGGATTTCAGCGGCGGATTGGCTTGCCGGGAGTGCCGATTCAGGAGGTCCCCGAAATCGACCTGATCCTGATCTCCCACTCTCATTATGATCATATGCACGTCTCCTCCATCCGCCGGTTGTACGGCCCGAATACGGACATTATCGTGCCGGCCGGACTGAAGCGGAAGCTGGAGCGCAAAGGCTTCAAACGCTGCCACGAGATGAACTGGTGGGAGCGGCTGCCAATCAAAGGGATTGAGCTGTCGTTTGTGCCGACTCAGCACTGGACCCGCCGTACGCCGTTTGACACCAATTCCTCGCATTGGGGAGGGTTCATTCTCGAGCCGGGAGATCGCGGGTTGCCGGAGCAAGAGCTTTCGCCTGGACAGAAGCAGGAAGACTATGCCCTGGAAAATAACGCTGCACCCCCCCAAGGGCCAAGAGGGCCTGCGCAGCCGGAACCAGCCGACGGGCTGCAGCACAGCGAGCGGCGGCCTGAGCATCCGCTGGCCGGGCAGGCGGGCCGAGGTTTGCCGGAAGAAGCGAAGGCGCCGAAGCTCGGCAAGACGCCGGTGATTTATTTCGCAGGGGACAGCGGCTATTTTAATGGATTTAAGGAGATCGGCAACCGTTATGACATTGATCTGGCGCTGATTCCTATTGGGGCCTATGAACCGGAATGGTTTATGACCCCGCAGCATACCACGCCGGAGGAAGGCATCCAGGCTTTCCTGGATGTCAAAGCGAGCAAGATGGTGCCGATGCATTACGGCACCTTCCGGCTGGCCGACGATACGGCGCGGGAGGCGCTGGACCGTCTGGAACAGGAAAGGCTGAAACGGGGGATTCCGGAAGAAGACATCCGAGTGATGATCCACGGCGAGACTTTGCGGTTATAG